In Pseudomonas fluorescens NCIMB 11764, a single window of DNA contains:
- a CDS encoding PepSY domain-containing protein — protein sequence MLKKTLFQLHWFFGISAGLVLALMGITGATVSFEDEILRALNPSVLQVEKQVAGVLPPAELVEKIEGASGKKVAMIWVDTDSGNAARVSFTPPPGERRGEMRYFDPYTAEFMGNAIGQDFFGLMLQLHRFLAMGDTGRQITGACTLILVFFCLSGLYLRWPRQWKSWRAWLTLDWKKKGRSFNWDLHSVAGTWCLVFYLLAALTGLSWSYEWYNKGLTRLLSDSPQNERVRNRGPAPDGPAPTADYAAMWSSIYSAAGPTLSAYNIRMPPVAGQPATVFYLLDSSPHDRALNQITLDPATGLVKRHDRYSDKSFKAQLLTSLYALHVGSYFGIVGRIVLTLSALTMPLFFITGWLLYLDRRRKKKQIKDARKGLEQPDSDAPAWLIGFASQSGFAEQLAWQTAGQLQAAGLPVKVQPLATVSEQDLRDSNNALFVVSTFGDGEAPDSARGFERKVLGRALSLESLNYAVLGLGDRQYQHFCGFARRLHTWLGEHGGKHLFAPVEVDCGDPYALRHWQQQLGLLTGQAPVDTWQAPSYDNWTLTRRELMNPDSNGSPVYLLGLTAPTTSSWLAGDLVEVLPRNCPWAIEHFLDGLGIDGRAAVVLDGLSQSLEQALATRQLPSNRTHLVGLHAQALVDALVPLAMREYSIASIAADGVLELIVRQEVHSDGSLGVGSGWLTEHAPVGSTLSLRVRRNSGFHLPVEPVPMILLGNGTGLAGLRSLLKARIADGQTRHWLLFGERNREHDYLCRAELEEWLISGDIERLDLAFSRDQAEKIYVQDRLRESANLLKQWLADGAVIYICGSLQGMASGVDHVLNEVLGIEEVDRLIEQGRYRRDVY from the coding sequence GTGTTGAAGAAAACCCTGTTCCAGTTGCACTGGTTTTTCGGTATCAGTGCCGGGCTGGTCCTGGCCCTCATGGGCATCACCGGGGCGACAGTGTCGTTTGAGGATGAAATCCTGCGCGCACTGAACCCGTCGGTGTTGCAGGTCGAGAAACAGGTCGCCGGCGTGCTGCCGCCCGCTGAGCTGGTGGAAAAAATCGAAGGCGCCTCAGGCAAGAAAGTCGCGATGATCTGGGTCGACACCGACAGCGGCAACGCCGCACGGGTGTCCTTTACCCCGCCACCGGGCGAGCGTCGCGGCGAGATGCGCTACTTCGATCCCTATACCGCCGAGTTCATGGGCAACGCCATCGGCCAGGATTTCTTCGGCCTGATGCTGCAACTGCACCGCTTCCTCGCCATGGGCGATACCGGTCGACAAATCACCGGCGCCTGCACGCTGATCCTGGTGTTTTTCTGCCTGTCCGGCCTTTACCTGCGCTGGCCGCGCCAGTGGAAAAGCTGGCGCGCCTGGCTGACCCTCGACTGGAAGAAAAAGGGCCGCAGCTTCAACTGGGATTTGCACTCGGTGGCCGGCACCTGGTGCCTGGTGTTTTACCTCCTGGCGGCACTGACCGGGTTGTCCTGGTCCTACGAGTGGTACAACAAAGGCCTGACCCGATTGCTGTCCGACTCACCGCAGAACGAGCGGGTTCGCAATCGTGGTCCTGCGCCTGATGGCCCGGCACCGACCGCCGATTACGCCGCGATGTGGAGCAGCATCTACAGCGCTGCCGGTCCGACACTGAGCGCCTACAACATCCGCATGCCGCCCGTGGCCGGACAACCCGCGACCGTGTTTTACCTGTTGGACTCCTCGCCGCACGACCGCGCGCTGAACCAGATCACCCTCGATCCGGCCACCGGCCTCGTCAAACGCCACGACCGCTACAGCGACAAAAGCTTCAAGGCGCAGCTACTGACCAGCCTCTACGCGCTGCACGTCGGCAGTTACTTCGGGATTGTCGGCCGGATCGTCCTGACACTCAGCGCGCTGACCATGCCGCTGTTTTTCATCACCGGCTGGTTGCTGTACCTCGATCGTCGACGCAAGAAAAAGCAGATCAAGGACGCCCGCAAGGGCCTTGAACAACCGGACAGCGATGCCCCGGCGTGGCTGATCGGTTTCGCCAGCCAGAGCGGGTTTGCCGAGCAACTGGCGTGGCAGACCGCCGGGCAACTGCAAGCGGCAGGCTTGCCGGTGAAGGTTCAGCCGCTGGCCACTGTCAGCGAGCAGGACCTGCGTGATTCCAATAACGCGCTGTTCGTAGTCAGTACCTTCGGTGACGGCGAAGCGCCGGACAGCGCTCGCGGTTTCGAACGCAAGGTACTGGGCCGCGCGTTGAGCCTGGAGAGCCTGAATTACGCGGTGCTCGGACTCGGTGATCGCCAGTACCAACACTTCTGCGGTTTCGCTCGCCGCTTGCACACCTGGCTCGGCGAGCACGGCGGCAAGCACCTGTTCGCGCCCGTGGAAGTCGATTGCGGCGACCCTTACGCCTTGCGTCACTGGCAGCAACAACTCGGCCTGCTGACCGGACAGGCGCCCGTGGACACCTGGCAAGCACCGAGCTACGACAACTGGACGCTCACCCGCCGCGAATTGATGAACCCGGACAGCAACGGTTCGCCGGTGTACTTGCTGGGCCTCACCGCCCCGACCACCAGCAGCTGGCTGGCCGGTGACCTGGTGGAAGTGTTGCCCCGCAACTGCCCGTGGGCGATCGAGCATTTCCTCGATGGTCTTGGGATCGATGGGCGGGCGGCGGTGGTGCTTGATGGCTTGTCGCAATCGCTGGAACAAGCGCTCGCCACTCGCCAATTACCTTCGAACCGCACCCACCTAGTCGGCCTGCACGCGCAAGCACTGGTGGACGCGCTGGTGCCGTTGGCCATGCGCGAATACTCCATCGCCTCGATTGCCGCCGACGGCGTGCTGGAACTGATCGTGCGCCAGGAGGTGCATTCCGACGGCAGCCTGGGCGTCGGTTCCGGATGGCTGACCGAACACGCGCCGGTGGGCAGCACCCTCAGCTTGCGCGTACGGCGCAACAGCGGTTTCCATCTGCCGGTCGAACCGGTGCCGATGATCCTGCTGGGCAACGGCACCGGCCTGGCCGGGCTGCGCAGTTTGCTCAAGGCGCGGATTGCCGATGGGCAGACTCGCCATTGGCTGCTGTTTGGCGAGCGCAATCGCGAGCATGACTACCTGTGCCGTGCCGAGCTGGAAGAGTGGTTGATTTCCGGGGACATCGAGCGTCTGGACCTGGCGTTTTCGCGGGATCAGGCTGAAAAGATCTACGTGCAGGATCGCTTGCGTGAATCGGCCAATCTGCTCAAGCAATGGCTGGCCGACGGCGCCGTGATTTACATCTGCGGCAGCTTGCAGGGCATGGCTTCAGGGGTGGATCACGTGCTCAACGAAGTGCTGGGGATTGAAGAGGTCGACCGCCTGATCGAGCAAGGTCGCTATCGCCGAGACGTTTACTGA
- a CDS encoding TonB-dependent receptor produces the protein MSRQQPQSPVSSPRLLASAIGVAITAGSAGHMVFAAEKTDEKAPGNVISLGATDITGEAQDDTSYKTDTSANKKYTAPLRETPKSVTVIPQQVIRDTGATSLVDALRTTPGITFGAGEGGNPAGDRPIIRGFNAESDTFVDGMRDPASQSREIFNVESIEVSKGPGSAFTGAGSTGGSLNLVSKTAKLGSFYNGGFTWGSDQTKRTTLDLNQQMTDTSALRLNLMKHEANVAGRDTVDVSRWGVAPTFAFGLGTDTRVTLGYYHVETDDMPDYGIPLTLNPARSKYNVDKPVHVDRDNFYGITNRDYRETTNDSGTFKIEHDLNEDLTVSNSFRMSRSTLDYIVTNPDDSKGNVARGSVYRGTKNRNSTSSGWINQTDLSARFDTGAIEHSLVTGVEFSYQDTHNRPYILTSAASGTTCNPALLRSGDCTSLQNPTPGDNWNGRITDSTAFTDTDTKTAAAYVFDTLKFNEQWSLNLGLRYDNYKTESSGYSTGGRGSVAGNFSRENTSDLVNYQIGVVYNPLPNGSIYAAYSTSSNPAGETSGNGSLELAANNSDLDPEKNRNYEIGTKWDFFGDDLSLTAALFRTEKTNARIDDPDGATTQVLDGEQQVNGLELTYTGKLTRHWKVYGGYTYMESEVVKTTLAADEGNHMPSTPRNNFTLWSTYDVIPEKLTIGAGATFVDSQFGNIANSVEIPSYWRYDAMASYRLTKNVDLQLNVQNLTDKRYFDQVFQTHYAHVAAGRTALLSANFHF, from the coding sequence ATGTCACGCCAACAACCACAATCACCGGTCAGTTCACCGCGTTTACTCGCTTCTGCAATTGGCGTGGCGATCACCGCCGGCTCCGCGGGCCACATGGTTTTCGCGGCTGAAAAAACCGACGAAAAAGCACCGGGCAATGTGATTTCCCTGGGCGCTACCGACATCACCGGCGAAGCTCAGGACGACACCTCCTACAAGACCGATACGTCGGCCAACAAGAAATACACCGCACCGCTGCGCGAGACGCCGAAAAGCGTCACCGTGATTCCGCAGCAAGTGATCCGCGACACCGGCGCCACCAGCCTGGTCGACGCTTTGCGCACCACACCGGGCATCACCTTCGGTGCTGGCGAAGGCGGCAACCCGGCGGGCGACCGTCCGATCATTCGTGGCTTCAACGCTGAAAGCGACACCTTCGTGGACGGCATGCGCGACCCGGCGTCCCAGAGCCGCGAAATCTTCAACGTTGAGTCGATCGAAGTCAGCAAAGGCCCGGGGTCGGCCTTCACCGGCGCCGGCTCCACCGGTGGCAGCCTGAACCTGGTGAGCAAGACCGCCAAACTGGGCAGCTTCTACAACGGCGGCTTCACCTGGGGCTCGGATCAGACCAAGCGCACCACACTCGACCTGAACCAGCAGATGACCGATACCTCGGCCTTGCGCCTGAACCTGATGAAACACGAAGCCAATGTCGCGGGCCGTGACACCGTCGACGTCAGCCGCTGGGGTGTGGCACCGACGTTCGCTTTCGGCCTGGGCACCGATACCCGCGTGACCCTCGGTTACTACCACGTCGAAACCGATGACATGCCGGACTACGGCATTCCGCTGACCCTGAACCCGGCCCGCAGCAAGTACAACGTCGACAAGCCGGTGCATGTCGATCGCGACAATTTCTACGGCATCACCAATCGCGACTATCGCGAAACCACCAATGACAGCGGCACCTTCAAGATCGAGCACGATCTGAATGAAGACCTGACCGTGTCCAACAGCTTCCGCATGTCCCGCTCGACCCTGGACTACATCGTCACCAACCCGGACGACAGCAAGGGCAACGTCGCCAGGGGCAGCGTGTACCGTGGCACCAAGAACCGTAACTCGACGTCCAGCGGCTGGATCAACCAGACCGACCTGAGCGCCAGGTTCGACACCGGCGCCATCGAACACAGCCTGGTCACCGGTGTCGAGTTTTCTTATCAGGACACCCACAACCGCCCGTATATCCTGACGTCGGCCGCCAGCGGCACGACGTGCAACCCAGCACTCTTGCGCTCCGGCGACTGCACCAGCCTGCAAAATCCGACGCCTGGGGATAACTGGAACGGACGGATCACCGACAGCACGGCGTTCACCGATACCGACACCAAGACTGCCGCCGCCTATGTGTTCGACACGCTGAAGTTCAACGAGCAGTGGTCCCTGAACCTGGGCCTGCGTTATGACAACTACAAGACCGAATCCAGCGGTTACAGCACCGGTGGTCGTGGATCGGTAGCGGGCAATTTCTCCCGGGAGAACACCAGCGACCTGGTGAACTACCAGATTGGTGTGGTCTATAACCCATTGCCGAACGGCAGCATTTACGCGGCCTACTCGACCTCCAGCAACCCGGCCGGCGAAACCAGCGGCAACGGCAGCCTGGAACTGGCCGCCAACAACAGCGACCTCGACCCGGAAAAGAACCGCAACTACGAGATCGGCACCAAGTGGGACTTCTTCGGTGATGACCTGTCGTTGACCGCAGCGCTGTTCCGCACCGAGAAAACCAACGCCCGCATCGACGATCCGGATGGCGCCACCACGCAAGTGCTGGACGGCGAACAGCAGGTCAACGGCCTGGAACTGACCTACACCGGCAAGCTGACCCGTCACTGGAAGGTCTACGGCGGCTACACCTACATGGAAAGCGAAGTGGTCAAAACCACCCTCGCCGCCGATGAAGGCAACCATATGCCGAGCACCCCGCGGAACAACTTCACCCTGTGGTCGACCTATGACGTGATACCGGAAAAGTTGACCATCGGTGCGGGTGCCACATTCGTTGATTCGCAATTCGGCAACATCGCCAACTCGGTGGAGATTCCTTCCTACTGGCGCTACGACGCGATGGCCAGCTACCGCCTGACCAAAAACGTCGACCTGCAACTCAACGTACAGAACCTGACCGACAAGCGTTACTTCGACCAGGTGTTCCAGACGCACTACGCCCACGTGGCGGCGGGTCGTACCGCCCTGCTGAGCGCCAACTTCCACTTCTGA
- a CDS encoding CopG family ribbon-helix-helix protein — protein MAATKVLTAHVPLELADKVDQMAAKMERSRGWIVKQALADWVDHEEARSRLTREAMADVDAGRVIDHQSVQAWAESLDTDKPLPVPY, from the coding sequence ATGGCTGCTACCAAAGTGCTGACGGCCCATGTCCCCTTGGAACTGGCTGATAAAGTCGATCAGATGGCTGCGAAGATGGAGCGTTCACGGGGCTGGATCGTGAAGCAAGCGCTTGCCGACTGGGTTGATCATGAAGAGGCGCGCAGCCGGCTTACTCGAGAGGCAATGGCAGATGTTGACGCCGGACGAGTGATTGATCATCAGTCTGTCCAGGCCTGGGCAGAAAGTTTGGATACTGATAAGCCGCTGCCGGTCCCGTACTGA
- a CDS encoding alkaline phosphatase D family protein has translation MSEFNLGRRRVMQAVGAGLLMPGLAPAVIASVKDRPQLTDGVQSGDVLGDRAMVWIRSDRAARMVVEWDTRSLFTNPRRFVSPLADARSDFTARVELTGLPADQAIFYRVHFEDAQSGVTSEPWFGHLRSVPQTRRDIRFVWSGDTVGQGFGINPEIGGMRIYEAMRLRLPDFFIHSGDTIYADGPVPAQLTTESGRVWHNITSEAKSKVAETLDEYRGNYRYNLMDENVRRFNAEVPQIWQWDDHEVVNNWSPGKQLDERYKSKDIHSLVGRARQAWLEYAPMRLQSADGGGRIYRQISYGPMLDVFVLDMRSYREANDNNLGAAKPFLGREQLDWLKRELKASSAQWKVIAADMPIGLGVPDGEISPGVARWEAVANGDPGPAQGRELEIAELLGFLRAQQVRNFVFLTADVHYCAAHHYHPDRAAFQDFEPFWEFVAGPLNAGSFGPNPLDKTFGPEVVFEKAPPAQNTSPFAGFQFFGEVNIEGATGAMSVVLRDLDGVSVFEQKLQPM, from the coding sequence ATGAGCGAATTCAACCTCGGTCGCCGTCGTGTCATGCAAGCGGTCGGCGCCGGGCTGTTGATGCCCGGCCTTGCACCGGCGGTGATTGCGTCGGTCAAGGACCGGCCGCAACTCACCGATGGCGTGCAGTCCGGTGACGTGCTGGGTGATCGGGCGATGGTCTGGATCCGTAGCGATCGTGCGGCGCGGATGGTGGTGGAATGGGACACCCGGAGTCTGTTCACCAACCCTCGGCGTTTTGTCTCGCCACTGGCTGATGCCCGCAGCGATTTCACCGCGCGTGTGGAGCTCACTGGTCTGCCTGCCGATCAGGCGATTTTCTATCGCGTGCACTTCGAAGACGCCCAGAGCGGTGTCACCAGCGAACCCTGGTTCGGTCACCTGCGCAGCGTGCCGCAGACCCGGCGCGACATCCGTTTCGTCTGGAGCGGCGACACCGTCGGCCAGGGGTTCGGCATCAACCCGGAGATCGGCGGCATGCGCATCTACGAAGCCATGCGCCTGCGCCTGCCGGACTTCTTTATCCACAGCGGCGACACCATCTACGCCGACGGTCCGGTGCCCGCGCAGCTGACCACGGAAAGCGGCCGCGTGTGGCACAACATCACCAGCGAGGCCAAGAGCAAAGTCGCCGAAACCCTCGATGAGTATCGCGGCAATTACCGTTACAACCTGATGGACGAAAACGTCCGTCGCTTCAACGCCGAAGTGCCGCAGATCTGGCAGTGGGACGACCACGAAGTGGTGAACAACTGGTCGCCGGGCAAGCAACTGGATGAGCGCTACAAGAGCAAGGATATCCACAGCCTGGTGGGGCGCGCGCGCCAGGCCTGGCTGGAATATGCACCGATGCGGTTGCAGAGCGCCGACGGTGGCGGGCGGATCTATCGCCAAATCAGTTATGGGCCGATGCTCGATGTGTTTGTGCTCGATATGCGCAGCTATCGCGAAGCCAATGACAACAATCTGGGGGCCGCCAAACCCTTTCTCGGACGTGAGCAACTGGACTGGCTCAAGCGTGAATTGAAGGCCTCCAGCGCCCAGTGGAAAGTCATCGCCGCCGACATGCCGATCGGTCTCGGCGTGCCCGATGGCGAAATCAGCCCCGGCGTGGCGCGCTGGGAAGCGGTGGCCAATGGCGATCCGGGACCGGCCCAGGGGCGAGAGCTGGAAATCGCTGAATTGCTCGGTTTTCTGCGGGCGCAACAGGTGCGCAATTTCGTGTTCCTGACGGCGGATGTGCATTACTGCGCGGCACATCATTACCACCCGGATCGGGCGGCGTTTCAGGATTTCGAACCGTTCTGGGAGTTTGTCGCCGGGCCATTGAATGCGGGGAGTTTCGGGCCTAACCCGCTGGATAAAACCTTTGGTCCTGAAGTGGTGTTCGAGAAGGCACCGCCGGCGCAGAACACCTCGCCGTTTGCCGGGTTTCAGTTTTTTGGCGAGGTGAATATCGAGGGCGCGACGGGGGCGATGAGTGTGGTATTGCGGGATCTGGATGGGGTGAGTGTGTTTGAGCAGAAATTGCAGCCAATGTAA
- a CDS encoding tetratricopeptide repeat protein, which yields MSYQLRREEVLDGDQLKAMLNESPARAAQAILIAAREGVLDAQALLGQILLDGQGIEQDQPLAVRWFGIAAQRGHLMARNMLGRCHEHGWGCVADATVAAQHYRVGAEAGLDWAMYNYANLLATGRGVIEDQLQALALYRRAAELGHAKSMNLLGRYLEEGRVCPADPVGAVDWYRRSATGGDFRGQFSYAAVLADEGKINEALEWLRKALAGGNLNFLRVASQTLLSAVNPHIREMAALYHQRVVQMSDERSVPGVVELV from the coding sequence ATGAGTTATCAATTGCGCCGCGAAGAAGTGCTCGACGGCGATCAACTCAAAGCCATGCTCAATGAAAGTCCGGCGCGTGCTGCTCAGGCGATCCTGATCGCTGCTCGCGAAGGGGTTCTCGATGCCCAGGCTTTGCTCGGCCAGATTCTGCTGGACGGGCAAGGGATCGAACAGGACCAGCCATTGGCCGTGCGCTGGTTCGGGATCGCCGCGCAGCGCGGGCATCTGATGGCGCGCAACATGCTCGGTCGCTGTCACGAACACGGCTGGGGTTGCGTGGCGGATGCCACGGTCGCCGCCCAGCATTATCGCGTCGGCGCCGAAGCCGGGCTGGATTGGGCGATGTACAACTACGCCAATCTGCTGGCGACAGGGCGAGGGGTGATCGAGGATCAGCTGCAAGCGCTGGCACTCTACCGTCGCGCGGCAGAACTTGGCCATGCGAAGTCGATGAACCTGCTGGGACGTTATCTTGAAGAAGGGCGGGTTTGCCCGGCGGATCCGGTCGGCGCTGTCGATTGGTATCGGCGTTCGGCGACGGGTGGGGATTTTCGTGGGCAGTTCAGTTATGCCGCGGTGCTGGCGGATGAAGGAAAAATAAACGAGGCGCTGGAATGGTTGCGCAAGGCATTGGCCGGGGGGAATTTGAATTTCCTGCGGGTGGCGAGTCAGACGTTGTTGAGCGCTGTGAATCCGCACATTCGTGAAATGGCGGCTCTCTATCATCAGCGCGTCGTTCAGATGAGCGATGAGCGGTCCGTGCCAGGGGTTGTTGAGCTGGTTTAA
- a CDS encoding type II toxin-antitoxin system RelE/ParE family toxin, producing the protein MELKWTSKALSDLARLFDFLAVVNRPAAARTVQSLTQAPTALLSNPRIGERVDEFVPRDVRRLLVGHYEMRYEIQGSTLYILRLWHVR; encoded by the coding sequence ATGGAGTTGAAGTGGACGAGCAAGGCGTTATCGGACCTCGCCCGACTTTTTGATTTTCTTGCAGTGGTCAATCGTCCTGCTGCAGCCCGCACCGTGCAATCTCTCACTCAGGCTCCTACAGCTTTACTCAGCAATCCGCGGATCGGAGAACGGGTTGACGAGTTTGTACCGCGAGATGTGCGACGACTTTTGGTCGGCCATTACGAAATGCGGTATGAGATTCAAGGCTCAACGCTCTACATCCTTCGTCTTTGGCATGTGAGATAA
- a CDS encoding type III PLP-dependent enzyme, with protein sequence MSINVEDYFARDTFQKMKAFADKQETPFVVIDTAMISQAYDDLRAGFEFAKVYYAVKANPAVEIIDLLKEKGSNFDIASIYELDKVMNQGVGPDRISYGNTIKKSKDIRYFYEKGVRLYATDSEADLRNIAKAAPGSKVYVRILTEGSTTADWPLSRKFGCQTDMAMDLLILARDLGLVPYGISFHVGSQQRDISVWDAAIAKVKVIFERLKEEDGIHLKLINMGGGFPANYITRTNSLETYAEEIIRFLKEDFGDDLPEIILEPGRSLIANAGILVSEVVLVARKSRTAVERWVYTDVGKFSGLIETMDEAIKFPIWTEKKGEVEEVVIAGPTCDSADIMYENYKYGLPLNLAIGDRLYWLSTGAYTTSYSAVEFNGFPPLKSFYV encoded by the coding sequence ATGTCGATCAACGTCGAAGACTATTTCGCGCGCGATACCTTCCAGAAAATGAAGGCCTTCGCCGACAAACAAGAAACCCCGTTCGTGGTGATCGACACCGCGATGATCAGCCAGGCCTATGACGACCTGCGCGCCGGTTTCGAATTCGCCAAGGTCTACTACGCGGTCAAGGCCAACCCGGCCGTCGAAATCATCGACCTGCTCAAAGAGAAAGGCTCGAACTTCGACATCGCTTCGATCTACGAGCTCGACAAAGTGATGAACCAGGGCGTCGGCCCGGATCGCATCAGCTATGGCAACACCATCAAGAAATCCAAGGACATTCGCTACTTCTACGAGAAGGGCGTGCGTCTGTATGCCACCGACTCCGAAGCCGACCTGCGCAACATCGCCAAGGCGGCACCGGGTTCGAAAGTCTACGTGCGCATCCTTACCGAAGGCTCGACCACCGCTGACTGGCCGTTGTCGCGCAAATTCGGCTGCCAGACCGACATGGCCATGGACCTGCTGATCCTCGCTCGCGACCTGGGCCTGGTGCCTTACGGCATCTCGTTCCACGTCGGTTCGCAACAGCGCGACATCAGCGTCTGGGACGCGGCGATCGCCAAGGTCAAAGTGATCTTCGAGCGTCTGAAAGAAGAAGACGGCATCCACCTCAAGCTGATCAACATGGGCGGCGGCTTCCCGGCCAACTACATCACCCGCACCAACAGCCTGGAAACCTACGCTGAAGAAATCATCCGTTTCCTCAAGGAAGACTTCGGTGATGACCTGCCGGAAATCATCCTCGAGCCGGGCCGTTCGTTGATCGCCAACGCCGGCATCCTGGTCAGCGAAGTGGTACTGGTGGCGCGTAAATCCCGTACCGCCGTCGAGCGCTGGGTGTACACGGACGTGGGCAAGTTCTCCGGCCTGATCGAAACCATGGACGAAGCCATCAAGTTCCCGATCTGGACCGAGAAGAAAGGCGAAGTGGAAGAAGTGGTCATCGCCGGCCCGACCTGCGACAGCGCCGACATCATGTACGAGAACTACAAATACGGCCTGCCGCTGAACCTGGCGATCGGTGATCGTTTGTACTGGCTGTCGACCGGTGCGTACACCACCAGTTACAGCGCGGTTGAATTCAACGGCTTTCCGCCGCTGAAGTCGTTCTACGTGTAA
- a CDS encoding Fe2+-dependent dioxygenase — MLLHIPGVFAKEEVQRIREALEQADWADGKITAGYQSAKAKHNLQLPEGHPLAKEVGAAMLERLWKNPLFMSAALPHKVFPPLLNCYTAGGSFDFHIDNAVRQPKGSIERVRTDLSATLFFSEPEDYDGGELDIQDTFGTQRVKLPAGDMVLYPGTSLHKVNAVTRGTRYASFFWTQSLVREDSQRALLFEMDGAIQQLTQDMPDHPSLIRLTGTYHNLLRRWVDV; from the coding sequence ATGCTGCTGCACATCCCCGGCGTGTTCGCTAAAGAAGAAGTGCAGCGCATCCGCGAGGCTCTGGAACAGGCGGATTGGGCCGACGGCAAAATCACTGCCGGCTACCAGTCGGCCAAGGCGAAACACAATCTGCAACTGCCGGAAGGTCATCCGCTGGCCAAGGAAGTCGGCGCGGCGATGCTGGAGCGGTTGTGGAAGAATCCACTGTTTATGTCCGCGGCACTGCCGCACAAGGTTTTTCCTCCGTTGCTGAACTGTTACACGGCCGGGGGCAGTTTCGATTTTCATATCGACAACGCCGTGCGTCAGCCCAAAGGCAGCATCGAGCGTGTGCGCACCGACCTGTCGGCCACGCTGTTCTTCAGCGAGCCGGAGGATTACGACGGCGGTGAACTGGACATTCAGGACACCTTTGGCACCCAGCGCGTGAAGCTGCCTGCCGGTGACATGGTCCTGTATCCCGGCACCAGCCTGCACAAGGTCAATGCCGTCACCCGTGGCACTCGCTATGCCTCATTCTTCTGGACCCAAAGCCTGGTCCGCGAAGACAGCCAGCGCGCGCTGCTGTTCGAGATGGACGGGGCGATCCAGCAGCTGACGCAGGACATGCCGGATCACCCATCGCTGATCCGACTCACGGGCACGTACCACAACCTGTTGCGTCGCTGGGTCGACGTATGA